A stretch of Pseudomonas sp. LS.1a DNA encodes these proteins:
- a CDS encoding RNA polymerase sigma factor, whose translation MSLDPAKPTLLSTLVRHYDDLVDHIRRRFGDRSMARDVVHDVCVQLLERGEKENVRTPLALLRKISNDTAVSRYRSDRRRGAWVEAVSELPEVACPAATPMSQYDSEREFQLLVSAIADLPPRCQAVFVMHKVHEIPQAEVAARLGISIKTVEKHLRLGLAACRQRLGRDEVQP comes from the coding sequence GTGTCGCTCGATCCCGCCAAACCGACGCTGCTGTCTACATTGGTACGTCACTATGACGACCTGGTGGACCACATTCGCCGACGCTTCGGCGACAGAAGCATGGCGCGCGATGTAGTGCATGACGTGTGCGTGCAGTTGCTTGAGCGCGGTGAGAAAGAAAACGTTCGGACCCCGCTGGCGTTGCTACGAAAAATCTCCAACGACACCGCCGTGAGTCGCTACCGTAGTGATCGCCGCCGAGGCGCCTGGGTAGAGGCAGTTTCCGAGCTTCCGGAGGTAGCCTGCCCGGCAGCCACGCCGATGAGCCAGTACGACAGCGAGCGCGAGTTTCAACTGCTCGTGAGCGCTATCGCAGACCTCCCACCTCGCTGCCAGGCCGTTTTTGTCATGCATAAGGTTCACGAAATTCCCCAGGCAGAGGTAGCCGCTCGCCTCGGTATTTCCATCAAGACAGTCGAAAAGCACCTACGCCTGGGGTTGGCGGCGTGCAGGCAACGGCTTGGCCGCGATGAGGTGCAACCATGA
- a CDS encoding FecR family protein, producing MTKQPEQAPLDEALGRHREELKHLFPLPPSRPAPAKAVKSAGITLAVAIAFGALAWLNPAYKSEGFATAIGERRAVLLSDGSKLLLDSGTHVDIRWRLLSREVDLRAGQALFDVSSAVYRPFVVSAGLAKVEVLGTLFNVRRLDNEAVRVTLARGRVDVAVAAAAQAPVTLRPGQQVDSIGGQLMPVAKVDALKAMAWKDDRIVFEQTPLDEAVSLLRHYRKASIELSDPSLAALKVTGVFEAHNVDLLLDLLPSILPVAVLKQEDGSVRIQPKSTRK from the coding sequence ATGACGAAGCAGCCCGAACAGGCGCCACTGGACGAGGCTCTTGGGCGACACCGTGAAGAGCTCAAGCACCTGTTCCCCCTGCCGCCGTCCAGGCCAGCGCCCGCCAAAGCGGTAAAGTCAGCAGGTATCACGCTAGCGGTTGCGATCGCCTTTGGCGCCCTTGCCTGGCTGAACCCCGCCTATAAGAGTGAGGGTTTCGCTACCGCCATTGGTGAGCGGCGCGCTGTGCTGCTGAGCGATGGAAGCAAACTGCTGCTCGACAGTGGTACGCACGTCGATATCAGATGGCGCCTGCTCAGCCGCGAAGTCGACCTGCGCGCTGGGCAGGCCCTCTTCGATGTGTCCTCGGCCGTGTACCGCCCCTTCGTAGTGTCTGCTGGCCTGGCGAAAGTCGAGGTGCTCGGTACGCTGTTCAATGTTCGCCGCCTGGATAACGAGGCGGTGCGTGTGACCCTGGCCCGTGGGCGCGTGGATGTCGCCGTGGCAGCTGCGGCGCAAGCGCCTGTCACCCTCAGGCCAGGGCAACAGGTCGACTCGATTGGCGGGCAACTGATGCCAGTGGCGAAGGTCGACGCCTTGAAGGCGATGGCCTGGAAAGATGATCGCATCGTATTCGAGCAGACGCCGCTGGATGAAGCGGTGTCGTTGCTGCGTCACTATCGCAAGGCATCCATTGAGCTGAGCGACCCAAGCTTGGCTGCACTCAAGGTGACAGGGGTCTTCGAGGCGCACAATGTCGACCTGCTGCTGGATCTGTTACCGAGCATCCTGCCCGTCGCCGTGTTGAAACAAGAGGATGGCAGCGTGCGAATTCAACCTAAATCGACAAGAAAATAA